The segment AGTATTCTGCGGATGAAGATGCGGGATGACGACCCGTTGAGACTCAATGCCGAACAGATCCTTGCCTCATCGGAGAGGGCCGCTAATCTGACGAAGAGCCTCCTTTCCTTCAGCAGAAAGCAGATACTGAACCCGAAGCCCGTCAATGTAAACAGTATAATAACAAGAGTTGAAGGACTCCTGGCGAGAATAATCGGCGAGGACATTGACCTCAAGACTGAACTGAGCGATAACGATTTAATCGTAATGGTGGATGCCGGTCAGATGGAGCAGGTTTTGATGAACCTCGCGGCCAACGCGCGGGATGCCATGCCTGACGGGGGTCTGCTGACCATTGAGACCGAAATTCTGCAACTGGATAAGGAATATCAAAAGACCCACGCCTATGGAGAACCTGGTGTATACGCTGTCATTTCCGTGACCGATACGGGTATCGGCATGGATGAAGAGACCCGGAAAAAGATCTTTGAACCTTTTTTCACGACCAAAGAGGTGGGGAAAGGCACGGGCCTCGGTCTCTCAATGGTATATGGGATGATAAAGCAGCATAAGGGCTATATCAATGTCTATAGTGAATCCGGGAGAGGAACGACATTCAAAATATATCTGCCGCTGATAAAAGCAGAGGCTGATGAAGAAACAAGTTTAATGGCACACACGAGTATGATGGGCGGAGTGGAGTCCATCCTGCTGTCGGAAGACGATGCAGATGTCAGAAAACTCACGAAAAACGTGCTTGAGGAGGCCGGTTATACGGTCATCGAAGCAGAGGACGGCGAGGAAGCGCTGAACAAGTTCAAGGAGAATGAAAGCAGCATCCGTCTCCTTCTCCTTGACGTGATAATGCCGAAGAAAGACGGCAAGGCGGTATACGAGGAAATACGCAGGACCCATCCTGCGATTAAAGCGCTGTTCATGAGCGGCTATACGGCAAACATCATTCACAAAAAAGGGATCCTCGAAAAAGACCTGAATTTTATTTCAAAACCCGTTGCCCCTGCCGAACTCCTGCGAATGGTGCGGAATGTTCTGGATACATGAGCAGAGAAAAGCGCGCGTACCGGTCTCATGTGATAATCCCATTTATATCATCCGTTGTGCCGTCTTGTCGGCATGAACGTTTCATAACAGTGTTGATGAAATTACTATGAGTTTGGAAATCCATATGTGTGAGAGGTCTTGGGAAAGATTTTCGGAGAGTCTTTAGACAAGTCTTTTTCGGTGCATGTACGCACCTGCAAAACATCTTCCTGGTTTTCAATTCGTATGGTGATCATGAAATCTTCTCTTGTAGTCGAAGAGTTCTTACGCCGCTTGCCGGGTTGCGAATAGCCTGCCCCAGCATGCCTGGAGCAGGTACTTTGCCCGACGCACTTTTCTGCTTGACGGTGCCCTTTCCATGGGTGACCCGAATGGTCTCTTAGCCCGAGAACTCCTCCGTGCGGATGTTGATGTCGCTGACTCCCGCTTCCTTCAGTAATTCACTCATCGCATGCACCATTGCCCGTGGGCCGGCGACGTAGTACATGGGGAGCGTCAGGTCGCCAATGGATTTCAGGAGCATGGCTTGGGTGATGAATCCGTTCTCTCCATGCCACGCGCGGCTTGACTTTTCCATCTGCGCCATCGTGCCGATAAAGGTGTAATTCGGATTTTCCTGCTGAATTTCCATCAGCTCGTCCAAAAACGCCGCATCTTCCGGCCTGTTATTGGCATAAAACAGGAAAATCTTGTGGGGAAGCTTGTCGTGAGCGGCTTGAAGAACGATACTTCTGATCGGGGTAACTCCAATGCCACCCGTGAGGAATACGGCGGGAATGCTCGCATTGTTGTGGAGCGTGAACAAGCCGTAAGGAGCGTCCAAGGTGAGTTCCGTGCCAGGCTCCATTGTTTTTAACACCCGCTTGAATGCGGTATCGCGCATCCGGGTCGCAAACATAAGAAAATCTTCGTACGGCGCGCTCGCCAGTGTAAATGCTCGTACGTTGCCCTCGGCGTCAGTTTCAGCGGGGTTGATCAGTGTCCAGCTGGCGAATTGGCCGGCTTTGTAGGCAAATCCCTCCGGCTTTTCAAAATGAAACGCCATTGTTCCGGCAGCGATTTCGTGTTTGCTTGTTAATTTTACTTTATAGATTGGCATGGCGCAATTCTCCTTTGCGTCGGGTTTCGCACAGCCTGCCCCGGCATGCTTCAGGCAGGGGCTCTATCCGACCAACGCACTACGCACTGCGTTTCGGCTTTTTCAGAGCATTTATTCTGAACTTCAAGTACAGCTCTTCGACCTTTGTTCTCGCCCAAGGGGTCCTTCTCAGGAACTGCAGGCTGGACTTGATACTCGGGTCATTATTAAAGCATCTGATATTGATGATCTGCCCCAATTTTTTCCACCCATGATGTTCCACCAGCTGGTTCAGCATCATTTCCAGCGTGACACCGTGAAGGGGATCTTTCTGTTGTTGGTCGTTCATAACGGTCAAATTATTGATAATGAGTTGAACCGACTTGTCGGCTCGAACTTGGCGACGCCGCAAAAGACAGGCTTCATTATATTACTCTATTTTCTTTAATCCCGCAAAAAACTTCGCGAACTCCTCCCGATCATCGGTGATCCGGCACTTCGGGACCGATCTCAGGAACCACTTGCCGTAGCCTTTGGTCATGATGCGCGAGTCAAGCACGGCCACGGCCCCACGATCGGTCTTGGTGCGGATGAGCCTGCCGAAGCCCTGGCGGAAGAGCAGCGCCGCCTGCGGGACCTGATATTCGAAGAAGGGATTTTTAAGCCGCTCCAGGCGTGCTTCAATAATGGGTTCGTCGGGCACGGCGAACGGCAGCTTCGCGATCACGACGCACTGAAGCGCGTCGCCGGGGATGTCGATGCCCTGCCAGAAGGAGGCCGTGCCCATGAGCACCGCGGTCGGCATGGTTTTGAACTGCTCGATCAGCCGGTAGGGCGGCATCTCTCCCTGGCACAGGAACCCGAGCTCGGGCAGTTCCCGCCGAAGCGTCTCCGCGCTCTTCCTGAGCTGGCCGTAGCTGGTAAACAGCACGAGCGTTCTTCCCCGCGTCACGGAGAGAACGGCGCGGAGTTCGGCGTCGAATTTTTCCTGATATCCTCTCGCTTGCTGATCTTCAAGGCCGGAGGCGATGTAAAGCAGTGCCTGGTTCTCGAAGTCAAAGGGCGAGTCGAGAAGCAATTCCATCGGCGCATCCAGACCGAGCCGGTTCTTGATATAGGTGAAGGCGCCCGCGGCGGAGAGCGTGGCCGAGGTGAGCACGACCGTGTCCGTTTTTCCAAAAAGGTTTTCCCGCAGTGTTTCAGCAACGTCGATGGGAGAGGCAACGAGCCGATACCGTGTGTTCTCGCGCTCGGCCCAGTACACGAAGCCATCGGCGCTCTGCTGGAGGTTTACCCGTACCGCGGTTGCAAAGGACTGCGCCCGGTTGGCCAGGGCCTTGATCTCGAGTTCCTCCTCCTGGGTCCCGGCCTTGAGTTCGAGAAGCGCGTCCCGGAGCTCCATGAGCGGTTCGCTCAGGATATCGGGCACGATGTTCTTCCGCCTGATCCTGAGCGCGGGTTCTTTGATGAGCAGAGGCTGGAGGTTCAAAAAGAAGTTGTCCGATATGACGCGGAGGCCGTCAACCATGCCGTGCGCGACGTGCGTATCCGGGTCCTGTATGGTGAGGCGCGTGAGCAGGCCCCTGCGCGTGCGCTGGCTCAGGAGCGTGTCCAGGAGGTAGCGGATCGAGAAGTTCGTGACCTCGACCCCGAGATAGTCCGTCGCCACGTCCTCGATCTGGTGCGCTTCGTCGAAGACAACGACCTTGTGCAGGGGCAGCACATTGCCGCCCGTTGCCAGGTCGGCAAAGTAGAGGTGATGGTTCGCTACGAGGATATGCGCCTGCTGCTCGATCGCCTTTGCCTTCAGATAGTAGCACTCTTTATAGAACGAACAGTCCTTGCCGAAGCAGAGGTCCGCCTGCCTGCATGCCTTGCCCCAGAGTCCCGGTGGAGGCTCGATGTCGAGCTCGCTCCGGAGCCCGGTGCGCGTCATGGTGGACCAGGCAAAGAGACGGTTCAGGGGCTCGATCTCGTTCTGCTCATACAGGTTGCCGATGCGGAGGTGGTCAAATCTGCGAAGGCAGAGGTAATTCTCGCCGCCCACGCAGAGCGCGTAGCGGAAATCACCGAGCACGGACCTCAGGAACGGCAGGTCCTTGTCCACGAGCTGCTGCTGGAGCGCTTTGGTATACGTCGCCACCACGGCACGCTGGTTCTCCCCGCGCGCCCGGAGGACCAGGGGCACCAGGTAGGCCAGGCTCTTGCCCACGCCCGTGCCGGCTTCGACGATCAGATGCGTTTTATTCTCGAGCGCCTGCTCCACGGCAACGGCCATTTCACTTTGCTGGGGACGGTGCTCGAAGGCCTTTTGCATGGCCCGCGCGATCATTCCCGTTTCCCCGAAGATCTTCAAGGCATTCATCGAAAAACAGAGTAACACGGAGACCGGAAGAATGCAAATTCAAGTTGTACGATCCCGGTTTACCCGCCTTTTTCTTGCGCAAATCCATTTGTTATGTTAGTATTGCAAGCGGTATGCGCACACTTTTTGCACTCATGGTTCTCTGTTCTCTTTCACTGCCGGTCAACGCAGGCGCCGTTGGAAATGGACTGACCGTCAACAGCGTGAGGCACGCTTCCTATGCTACGTTCACCCGGCTCGTTTTTGAAATAGAGGCCGCGGCGCCCTATGTTCTGATACGCTCGACCGATGGGCGCAGTGTAACGCTGAGTTCCTATGACGGCCCGTTCCTGCTCAAAACACCGCTGCCGATGGTCCGTGACAGCGTGGTGCTCGGCCTGGAGCTGCGGGTAGAGGCGGGGAGGACCGTGGTTGGCGTCCGCCTTGATGGAACGGCCGGAGCGGTCAAGGACTTCGTGCTTCGCGGGCCCGACCGGATCGTGATCGACATCGCGAAGGGAGCGGCGGCACCGGTCCCGGTCCCTGCGTTGCCGACGAAAAAGCAGACGGTGATCGTGCTTGATCCCGGTCATGGAGGCAAAGACACGGGCAGTGTTGCGTCGCAGGGAGTGGAGAAAACGCTCGCGCTGGACCTCGCTCTTGCGATCAGGAATTCGCTGCAGAAGGATCCGCACCTGAAGGTGGTCCTGACCCGGGAAAAGGACCAGGCGCTCACCCTTGACGAACGGGCCGCGGCTTCGAACGCCGCCGGTGCGCTGCTTTTTGTGAGCATCCACTCCTCGACGGGTACTGGTTCGCGGGTCTTTATCCAGGACCTGCTTGATGAGCCGGAACCGCAGACGGTCCGGCCCGTGAGCGGTGATTTCCTCGGCTACGAGGCCGGGAGCGAACAGAAGGAGTTGCTCTGGGGCAGACAGCAGGCGGCACATGCGCGGGAAAGCGGGGTCCTCGGCCGGGAGCTTGCGCGGCAGCTTGTTGGACAGGACAGCGCCGAGCCTGTGCAGGCACCGCTGGCGCTGCTCAAGGCCGTGGACGCGGCAGCGGTCATGATCGAGACAGGCATGGATACGGACCGGGCGCAGGCGGCCGCGGCGATCGTGAAAGGGATCGAACGGTATGTCAGAGAGAACTGACCGGGGCATGCAGAGCAGCCGGCTGCTATTCGGCGTGGCGGTCATCATCGCCGTCCTTGTCGCGTCAGGGGGAGGGTTGCTCTGGCTGTGGATGGGCTCTTCCA is part of the Nitrospirota bacterium genome and harbors:
- a CDS encoding FAD-dependent oxidoreductase → MPIYKVKLTSKHEIAAGTMAFHFEKPEGFAYKAGQFASWTLINPAETDAEGNVRAFTLASAPYEDFLMFATRMRDTAFKRVLKTMEPGTELTLDAPYGLFTLHNNASIPAVFLTGGIGVTPIRSIVLQAAHDKLPHKIFLFYANNRPEDAAFLDELMEIQQENPNYTFIGTMAQMEKSSRAWHGENGFITQAMLLKSIGDLTLPMYYVAGPRAMVHAMSELLKEAGVSDINIRTEEFSG
- a CDS encoding VF530 family protein — protein: MNDQQQKDPLHGVTLEMMLNQLVEHHGWKKLGQIINIRCFNNDPSIKSSLQFLRRTPWARTKVEELYLKFRINALKKPKRSA
- a CDS encoding DEAD/DEAH box helicase, with the protein product MKIFGETGMIARAMQKAFEHRPQQSEMAVAVEQALENKTHLIVEAGTGVGKSLAYLVPLVLRARGENQRAVVATYTKALQQQLVDKDLPFLRSVLGDFRYALCVGGENYLCLRRFDHLRIGNLYEQNEIEPLNRLFAWSTMTRTGLRSELDIEPPPGLWGKACRQADLCFGKDCSFYKECYYLKAKAIEQQAHILVANHHLYFADLATGGNVLPLHKVVVFDEAHQIEDVATDYLGVEVTNFSIRYLLDTLLSQRTRRGLLTRLTIQDPDTHVAHGMVDGLRVISDNFFLNLQPLLIKEPALRIRRKNIVPDILSEPLMELRDALLELKAGTQEEELEIKALANRAQSFATAVRVNLQQSADGFVYWAERENTRYRLVASPIDVAETLRENLFGKTDTVVLTSATLSAAGAFTYIKNRLGLDAPMELLLDSPFDFENQALLYIASGLEDQQARGYQEKFDAELRAVLSVTRGRTLVLFTSYGQLRKSAETLRRELPELGFLCQGEMPPYRLIEQFKTMPTAVLMGTASFWQGIDIPGDALQCVVIAKLPFAVPDEPIIEARLERLKNPFFEYQVPQAALLFRQGFGRLIRTKTDRGAVAVLDSRIMTKGYGKWFLRSVPKCRITDDREEFAKFFAGLKKIE
- a CDS encoding N-acetylmuramoyl-L-alanine amidase, which gives rise to MRTLFALMVLCSLSLPVNAGAVGNGLTVNSVRHASYATFTRLVFEIEAAAPYVLIRSTDGRSVTLSSYDGPFLLKTPLPMVRDSVVLGLELRVEAGRTVVGVRLDGTAGAVKDFVLRGPDRIVIDIAKGAAAPVPVPALPTKKQTVIVLDPGHGGKDTGSVASQGVEKTLALDLALAIRNSLQKDPHLKVVLTREKDQALTLDERAAASNAAGALLFVSIHSSTGTGSRVFIQDLLDEPEPQTVRPVSGDFLGYEAGSEQKELLWGRQQAAHARESGVLGRELARQLVGQDSAEPVQAPLALLKAVDAAAVMIETGMDTDRAQAAAAIVKGIERYVREN